One genomic segment of Erythrobacter sp. THAF29 includes these proteins:
- a CDS encoding UDP-N-acetylmuramoyl-L-alanyl-D-glutamate--2,6-diaminopimelate ligase — protein MKLAKLIEQAGIGGIEAGDVTVTGFAIDHRKIAPGNVFGAFQGAQFNAEDFIPAAIEAGAVAVVARHEAKVEGALHIADENPRRTFARLAAQFFTPVPKTIVAVTGTNGKTSTVEMTRQIWRMCGERAASIGTLGVTTPDESVSTGLTTPDIVTFLSNMSGLAREGVTHVAYEASSHGLSQYRNEGLPVTACAFTNFSRDHLDYHGTMEDYFAAKMRLFDEVVEPGAPAIIYCGGENSEWTRRAIEHAQGFSGSRQLRVLTVGERGDFLRLAAREATQLGQVLTIEHEGECATVKLPLIGEYQAANALVAAGLALVTGAERSQVFDAVARLQPVRGRLERAVISASGAPVYVDYAHTPDALEAAIIALRPHVDEARGGKLTVVFGAGGDRDIGKRKTMGEVASRVADRVIVTDDNPRGEDPAAIRADVLSGAGDNAVETGDRREAIAAAIRQAGAHDIILIAGKGHEEGQIIGSGENMRVLPFNDVTVARECAAEIKA, from the coding sequence ATGAAGCTTGCCAAGCTGATCGAACAGGCCGGGATAGGGGGCATCGAGGCTGGGGACGTGACCGTCACCGGCTTTGCCATCGATCATCGCAAGATCGCGCCGGGCAATGTGTTCGGCGCGTTTCAGGGTGCGCAGTTCAACGCGGAAGATTTCATCCCGGCCGCAATCGAAGCGGGGGCTGTGGCGGTCGTTGCCCGTCACGAGGCGAAGGTCGAGGGCGCGCTCCACATCGCCGACGAAAATCCGCGCCGCACCTTTGCGCGGCTGGCGGCGCAATTCTTCACGCCTGTGCCCAAGACGATCGTTGCGGTCACCGGCACCAACGGCAAGACATCGACCGTCGAGATGACGCGTCAAATCTGGCGCATGTGCGGCGAACGCGCGGCGAGCATCGGGACGCTGGGCGTCACCACGCCTGACGAAAGCGTCTCCACCGGCCTCACCACACCGGATATCGTCACGTTCCTGTCGAACATGAGCGGGCTTGCGCGCGAAGGCGTGACCCATGTTGCCTATGAGGCGTCGAGCCACGGCCTGTCGCAATATCGCAACGAGGGCCTGCCGGTCACCGCCTGCGCGTTCACCAATTTCAGCCGCGACCATCTCGATTACCACGGGACGATGGAGGACTATTTCGCGGCCAAGATGCGCCTGTTCGACGAAGTGGTCGAACCGGGTGCGCCAGCCATCATCTATTGCGGCGGGGAAAATAGCGAGTGGACCCGCCGCGCCATCGAGCACGCCCAAGGATTCTCTGGGTCCCGTCAATTGCGCGTGCTCACAGTGGGCGAGCGAGGTGATTTCCTCCGCCTCGCCGCCCGCGAGGCGACACAGCTGGGCCAAGTTCTGACGATTGAACACGAGGGAGAGTGCGCGACGGTGAAGCTGCCGCTGATCGGCGAATATCAGGCCGCCAATGCGCTGGTCGCAGCCGGGCTGGCGCTTGTGACGGGGGCGGAAAGGTCGCAGGTGTTTGACGCCGTCGCTCGGCTGCAACCGGTTCGTGGGCGGCTCGAACGCGCGGTTATCTCGGCGAGCGGAGCGCCGGTTTATGTCGACTACGCTCACACGCCAGACGCACTCGAAGCGGCGATCATCGCGCTTCGACCGCATGTCGACGAGGCACGGGGCGGCAAGCTCACAGTCGTTTTCGGCGCGGGCGGAGATCGTGATATCGGCAAGCGTAAAACGATGGGCGAGGTCGCCTCGCGTGTTGCCGATCGGGTGATCGTCACAGACGACAATCCGCGCGGGGAAGATCCCGCCGCGATCCGCGCCGATGTGTTATCGGGCGCTGGAGACAATGCGGTCGAGACCGGTGACCGCCGGGAAGCCATCGCCGCCGCCATCCGGCAGGCGGGCGCACATGATATCATCCTCATCGCAGGCAAGGGCCACGAAGAAGGCCAGATAATTGGGTCGGGAGAAAACATGCGGGTATTGCCGTTCAACGACGTGACAGTGGCGCGCGAATGCGCAGCGGAGATCAAGGCATGA